The following proteins are co-located in the Microbulbifer sp. VAAF005 genome:
- a CDS encoding MFS transporter, producing the protein MNGKWWRSLRSFPPLVWIILIGSFFSRGTYFMVWPFLAILLFEKFHLGAAEIGLILSASAVGAAVLGFFTGALSDRYGRRNMLLLGCIVSIFSFALLAVTQTLSGFICAMTLCAIGRAVWEPPASALIGDLIDDQASRELALQFRYFLINVGAALGPIVGVWAGLSAQQSTFGLTSLSYLFLALAFVWGFARTESGRLASKQRDAGVSLGNTLSVLRRDQVFLVVIIANILTLFIYAHMDSSLVQYLTRAEAPGLVELISSMIFVNASTIVLLQFPIMKLMGPLAINTRIVIGLGILSISQIWYALNPVDWFWGWLGATFILSLAEAILFPTMSIQIDRLAPSHLRGTYFGASSFYAIGWSMAPLIGGVIIQWWSGPALYGLLVALCGVVFVLYRLTEYLSRPEWPEPEGTVVADRVANAS; encoded by the coding sequence ATGAATGGGAAGTGGTGGAGAAGCTTGAGGAGCTTCCCTCCGTTAGTTTGGATTATTTTAATTGGCAGTTTTTTTAGCCGTGGAACTTATTTTATGGTCTGGCCTTTCCTGGCCATCCTTCTATTTGAAAAGTTTCACCTCGGCGCGGCTGAAATTGGTTTGATCTTGAGTGCATCTGCCGTTGGTGCTGCTGTGTTGGGCTTCTTTACCGGTGCGCTATCGGATCGCTATGGGCGTCGCAATATGCTATTGCTTGGCTGTATTGTGAGTATTTTTTCCTTTGCCTTGTTGGCTGTGACGCAAACCTTGTCAGGATTTATCTGTGCGATGACTCTGTGTGCTATCGGTCGCGCGGTGTGGGAGCCGCCGGCGAGTGCGCTGATAGGCGACTTAATTGACGATCAAGCCAGCCGTGAATTGGCGCTGCAATTCCGCTACTTCCTGATTAATGTGGGGGCCGCGCTGGGGCCGATTGTGGGTGTCTGGGCTGGTTTGAGTGCGCAGCAATCCACTTTTGGGCTCACCTCTCTTAGCTACTTATTCTTGGCCCTGGCCTTTGTTTGGGGTTTTGCCAGAACCGAGAGCGGACGTTTAGCAAGTAAGCAAAGGGATGCGGGCGTATCTCTGGGAAATACGCTCTCGGTATTGCGCCGTGATCAGGTATTTCTGGTGGTGATTATTGCGAATATTTTAACGCTGTTTATCTACGCGCATATGGATTCAAGCTTGGTGCAATACCTCACCCGCGCTGAAGCGCCGGGATTGGTAGAGCTGATATCCAGCATGATCTTTGTTAATGCGTCGACGATAGTATTACTGCAGTTTCCCATTATGAAGTTAATGGGGCCGCTGGCCATTAACACCCGTATTGTGATTGGGTTGGGTATTTTGTCGATCTCCCAGATTTGGTATGCCCTAAATCCGGTAGATTGGTTTTGGGGTTGGCTCGGAGCGACTTTTATTTTGAGTCTGGCTGAGGCAATTTTGTTTCCAACCATGAGCATTCAAATTGACCGGCTGGCACCATCCCATTTACGCGGTACCTATTTTGGGGCCTCTTCCTTTTATGCCATTGGCTGGTCGATGGCGCCATTAATTGGTGGAGTGATTATTCAATGGTGGAGTGGCCCGGCCTTATACGGCTTGTTAGTGGCGTTATGTGGAGTTGTGTTCGTGCTCTATCGCCTTACCGAGTATCTGTCTCGCCCTGAGTGGCCTGAGCCTGAGGGAACGGTAGTCGCGGATCGAGTTGCCAATGCGTCCTAG
- a CDS encoding transglutaminase domain-containing protein: MLKTRIFASVLSFFIGLFGCSSLVQANSRPVTLSAQITIQNTSGQDAIGYIQRLSIPVEHGLQQSLKEVRYDYSEGLTYRKHKKGDSKYLEFTLDIPAGATVTRRIDFDLILSSYNYAQIPRGREPFPDKRYLQSSKYIESDSLPIKKLSLEIQNTFMDEEGRLRAAFLMPQAMIEYKIQPTKGALAGLESREGDCTEYASLFVALARSMGYPARTTSEFLFTKRKIFKQPNHHAAEVYTNGRWIPVDPNLAQEGRFGYGFGKGKISKITLTRDFTWVWSNLWPKSFKGNIDKTKVSIEWSIR, encoded by the coding sequence ATGCTTAAAACAAGAATATTTGCTTCTGTGCTTTCTTTTTTTATTGGATTGTTCGGCTGTTCTTCCTTAGTGCAGGCTAATTCACGTCCGGTTACCCTCTCTGCTCAAATAACAATACAGAATACTTCAGGACAGGATGCTATAGGATATATTCAAAGATTGTCTATCCCTGTGGAGCATGGTTTGCAGCAGTCCTTAAAGGAGGTTAGGTATGATTACTCTGAGGGGCTTACTTATAGAAAGCATAAGAAGGGTGACTCCAAATACTTGGAATTTACGCTGGATATCCCTGCTGGTGCAACAGTTACCAGAAGAATTGATTTTGATTTAATACTATCGTCTTATAATTATGCTCAGATACCTCGGGGACGTGAGCCCTTTCCCGATAAAAGGTATCTACAGTCGTCGAAGTATATTGAATCTGACTCTTTGCCAATTAAGAAGTTATCTTTAGAGATACAGAATACTTTTATGGATGAAGAGGGCCGTTTGCGAGCAGCTTTCTTGATGCCGCAAGCAATGATTGAATATAAAATTCAACCAACAAAGGGAGCTTTGGCTGGGCTTGAATCGCGCGAGGGGGATTGTACTGAGTATGCTTCACTTTTTGTTGCGCTTGCACGATCAATGGGGTATCCGGCACGGACAACTTCTGAATTTCTATTTACAAAAAGAAAAATTTTTAAACAGCCTAACCATCATGCAGCTGAAGTTTATACTAACGGTCGCTGGATCCCAGTTGATCCTAATTTGGCGCAGGAAGGCCGTTTTGGCTATGGTTTTGGTAAGGGAAAAATCAGTAAAATTACCCTAACTAGAGATTTTACCTGGGTCTGGTCAAATTTATGGCCAAAGAGCTTTAAAGGCAATATAGACAAAACCAAGGTATCTATAGAATGGAGCATAAGGTAG
- a CDS encoding HlyD family efflux transporter periplasmic adaptor subunit, translating to MSFPGDSDLISNQRREPKRVALLDIDSQNDEKQYGDDVDDASLVRSGRIVWMFFLLLAALGTWSYLAKVDEVSSGSGKVVPTSRSQVIQSLEGGILAELKVSEGDIVEQGEVLAQLDPTKLRSNVEEISARYRAALASVARLSAEVNKTHLKFPEELAQHGELIAKEKKLFDTRQSGLAESLKGSKETLKLVNKELSITSSLVDSGAASSVDLLRLQRQKSELETKIHEIRSMYMVKAREELANFSAEVEALSSVMEGRSDSLTRLTHKSPVRGIVKAIEVTTIGGVIPPNGKIMEIVPLDDQLLIEAKISPRDVAFIRPGQAAKVKITAYDYAIYGGLDGEVTTISPDTIQDELVPGEYYYKVFILTKSDSLVNKIGTKFSIVPGMIATVDIKTGSKTIFDYLMKPINKANEALRER from the coding sequence ATGTCATTTCCTGGTGATTCTGATTTGATATCAAATCAGCGGCGAGAGCCAAAACGTGTTGCTCTCCTTGATATTGATTCTCAGAATGATGAAAAACAGTATGGGGATGATGTTGATGATGCGTCTTTAGTACGTTCTGGAAGAATAGTTTGGATGTTTTTTCTTTTACTTGCCGCATTAGGTACCTGGTCATATCTTGCCAAGGTTGATGAAGTCTCCTCTGGTAGTGGTAAGGTAGTTCCCACCTCACGTTCTCAGGTTATTCAGTCTCTGGAAGGCGGAATACTTGCAGAGCTAAAAGTTTCTGAGGGCGATATCGTAGAGCAAGGCGAAGTATTGGCCCAGCTAGATCCTACAAAGTTACGTTCAAATGTAGAAGAAATATCGGCTCGTTATAGGGCTGCATTGGCTAGTGTTGCACGCCTGAGTGCAGAGGTGAATAAGACACATTTAAAATTTCCAGAAGAGCTTGCCCAGCATGGTGAGTTAATTGCAAAAGAGAAAAAATTATTCGACACGCGGCAAAGTGGACTGGCTGAATCTTTGAAGGGGTCAAAAGAAACCTTAAAACTGGTCAATAAAGAGTTGTCAATAACGAGCTCATTAGTTGATTCTGGTGCCGCCAGCAGCGTTGATCTTTTACGTTTGCAGAGACAAAAATCAGAACTGGAAACAAAGATCCATGAAATTCGGTCTATGTATATGGTGAAAGCTCGCGAGGAGTTAGCTAACTTTAGTGCTGAAGTTGAGGCCCTCTCTTCCGTAATGGAGGGCCGATCCGATTCACTAACTAGGCTTACCCATAAATCTCCAGTAAGGGGAATCGTTAAAGCAATTGAAGTGACCACAATTGGTGGTGTTATACCTCCGAACGGTAAGATTATGGAGATAGTACCACTTGATGACCAGCTTCTAATTGAAGCTAAAATTTCTCCAAGGGATGTCGCATTTATTCGACCGGGTCAGGCAGCAAAAGTAAAAATAACTGCTTATGATTATGCCATCTATGGAGGTTTGGATGGTGAAGTGACAACCATATCTCCTGATACAATTCAGGATGAACTTGTACCGGGGGAGTATTACTACAAGGTCTTTATTCTTACCAAATCTGACTCTCTGGTTAATAAAATCGGCACTAAATTTTCAATCGTTCCAGGTATGATTGCAACAGTGGATATTAAAACTGGATCAAAAACTATTTTTGACTATTTGATGAAACCAATTAATAAGGCAAATGAAGCTCTTCGGGAGAGATAG
- a CDS encoding NADPH-dependent 2,4-dienoyl-CoA reductase, which produces MSQAYPNMLAPLDLGFTTLKNRVLMGSMHTNLEEHPNGFTRLAAFFAERARGGVGLIVTGGIAPNEESGVFQGASKMTTSEEAQQHREVTDAVHAEGGKICMQILHTGRYAYNEKLIAPSPIQAPINPFTPRELTSEEIEGQIDDYVRCATLAREAGYDGVEIMGSEGYFINQFIVKRTNKRTDEWGGSFENRIRLPIEVVRRVREAVGENFIIIYRLSMLDLVEDGSDFDEVVALGQAIEKAGATIINTGIGWHEARVPTIATSVPRAAFTDITAKVKKHLSIPVVASNRINVPEVAEEVLSSGQADMISMARPFLADSEFVNKAAEGRADEINTCIGCNQACLDHTFQLKLTSCLVNPRACHETELNYLPTDNVKKVAVIGAGPAGMAASTVAAERGHEVTLFEGSDKIGGQFNIAKQIPGKAEFQETLRYFKRRLEVTGVEVKLNTIATAEDLQSFDEVIIATGIEPRTPPIPGIESDKVLGYLDVLKYKKPVGEKVAIIGAGGIGFDVAEYLTHDGPHSTEDEVVASDKEEFFNEWGVDIALENRSGLKPREAVSSPRQVYLLQRKTTKVGAGLGKTTGWIHRGSLQHRKVEMIAGALYDKIDDKGLHIRIGEEEKVLEVDNIIVCAGQEPARKLYEALQERGVTTHLIGGADEAAELDAKRAIDQGSRLAAEI; this is translated from the coding sequence ATGTCCCAAGCCTACCCTAATATGCTTGCCCCCCTGGACCTGGGCTTCACCACCCTGAAAAACCGGGTGCTGATGGGCTCCATGCACACCAACCTGGAAGAACACCCCAATGGCTTCACCCGTTTGGCGGCCTTTTTTGCCGAACGTGCCCGCGGTGGCGTTGGCCTGATTGTAACCGGTGGTATTGCCCCGAACGAAGAGAGTGGCGTATTCCAAGGCGCTTCGAAGATGACCACTTCGGAAGAAGCCCAGCAGCACCGCGAAGTCACCGATGCTGTACACGCTGAGGGCGGCAAGATCTGTATGCAGATCCTGCACACCGGCCGCTACGCCTACAACGAAAAGCTGATTGCACCCTCTCCCATCCAGGCACCGATCAACCCCTTCACCCCGCGTGAATTGACCAGCGAGGAAATCGAAGGCCAGATCGATGACTATGTACGCTGCGCCACCCTGGCTCGCGAAGCCGGCTATGACGGTGTGGAGATCATGGGCTCCGAGGGTTACTTTATTAACCAGTTCATCGTGAAACGCACCAACAAGCGTACCGATGAATGGGGCGGCTCCTTCGAAAACCGTATCCGCCTGCCGATCGAAGTTGTGCGCCGCGTACGGGAAGCCGTCGGTGAGAACTTTATTATTATTTACCGCCTGTCCATGTTGGACCTGGTGGAAGATGGCAGTGACTTCGATGAAGTAGTGGCTCTGGGCCAGGCTATCGAAAAAGCTGGCGCCACAATTATTAATACCGGTATCGGCTGGCACGAAGCGCGCGTTCCCACTATTGCCACCAGTGTTCCCCGCGCGGCATTTACCGACATTACTGCCAAGGTGAAAAAGCACCTGTCTATCCCGGTAGTTGCCAGCAACCGTATCAATGTGCCGGAAGTCGCCGAAGAAGTTCTGTCCTCCGGACAGGCTGACATGATCTCCATGGCACGCCCCTTCCTGGCAGACTCTGAGTTCGTCAACAAAGCCGCCGAAGGCCGCGCCGACGAGATCAACACTTGCATTGGCTGTAACCAAGCGTGTCTGGACCACACTTTCCAGCTGAAACTGACTTCCTGCCTGGTAAACCCCCGCGCTTGTCACGAAACCGAATTAAACTACCTGCCTACCGACAACGTGAAAAAGGTAGCTGTAATCGGCGCCGGCCCTGCGGGCATGGCCGCATCTACCGTTGCCGCAGAGCGTGGACACGAAGTAACCCTGTTCGAAGGCAGCGATAAGATTGGTGGCCAGTTCAATATCGCCAAGCAGATCCCCGGCAAGGCAGAATTCCAGGAAACCCTGCGCTACTTTAAGCGCCGCCTGGAAGTCACCGGTGTTGAAGTAAAACTTAATACCATTGCCACAGCAGAAGACCTGCAATCTTTTGATGAAGTGATTATTGCTACCGGTATCGAGCCGCGCACTCCACCGATCCCCGGCATTGAGAGCGATAAAGTCCTGGGTTACCTGGATGTACTGAAGTACAAGAAACCGGTTGGCGAGAAGGTTGCCATTATCGGAGCCGGCGGTATCGGCTTTGATGTAGCGGAGTACCTGACCCACGATGGCCCCCACTCCACTGAAGATGAAGTGGTCGCCAGCGATAAGGAAGAGTTCTTCAACGAATGGGGGGTCGATATTGCCCTGGAGAATCGCTCCGGCCTGAAGCCACGCGAAGCAGTAAGCTCTCCGCGCCAGGTATACTTGTTGCAGCGCAAAACCACCAAAGTGGGCGCGGGCCTGGGTAAAACCACCGGCTGGATTCACCGCGGCAGCCTACAGCATCGCAAGGTAGAGATGATTGCCGGTGCCCTTTACGACAAAATTGACGATAAAGGCCTGCATATCCGAATTGGCGAAGAAGAAAAAGTACTGGAAGTCGACAATATTATTGTCTGCGCCGGTCAGGAACCTGCACGCAAGCTATACGAAGCTCTGCAAGAGCGCGGCGTAACCACCCACCTGATTGGTGGCGCTGATGAAGCCGCAGAACTCGATGCCAAGCGCGCTATCGACCAGGGCTCACGTCTCGCTGCAGAGATCTAA
- a CDS encoding CapA family protein, with protein sequence MSLSNMLVQVRAQVEQALTRLRPPYTIFFSVSDAKQRAIVRHATANSFKDVWQKLATSIQKATKSNKMKPCWLRVDWVTRKSIMTIAGLEEVLAETKRSYFRFGLALDENCQIAFLEQELNANAMLYGGNQVKHVIINENNFLAYAKKRFGPQTEIDFSENNTAVILSTLGIFCELNQEPVYLYGPGLNAGRRITNELDVENVTDLIESGSRYLSTQVKPNGRFHYGWHACFDKKIQAYNNLRHASSTYAMIEAWEVTREEELEKAILRSLTHLTTELIKTAVLPSGDEAAFLVEENSEIKLGGNAVSLLALVKFSEVEDTQKYAELMKQLATGIEFMQDSETGQFFHVLEYPCLDVKDKHRIIYYDGEAAFGLMRLYGFSKDSRWLTIVEKAFEYFIQANHWRAHDHWLSYCVNELTLYRPEEKYYQFGIRNFSSHLDFVEHRITTFPTLLELMMAAEKMVCRLQESPEYQYLLEQVDLEHFYRALHKRAMYLLNGYFWPEFAMFFQNPAKIVGSYFIRHHAFRVRIDDVEHYLSGFVAYRKLLLKPQKMTKKNEKYSLESENQPPLQPQDILPVLAWGGDVNLSRRQHYRTAQFGVEKVLGTISALKNADISVINLECVVGTEGEQGAEKGEASPYYYRARPEMLSVLIEAGIDVVTTANNHSGDYGPEALLEQRHWIDSTGIGHCGSGANIEEALTPVYRPAGSLNVAIFSIDATQPHFAAGPTIAGCAHLPLTMPSLWYDTLLPRITAARKKANVVLVAVHWGKNREPAPSEDEIAIGHAIVDAGADGILGTSAHNLQGIEVYQNRPIIHDAGDLLFDAVRRNLADSGIFRLHLSERGVEKITFAPVGVGFGFSKQLSGEKAKELTERFAKMCADLDTKLAINEDFSGSVLLSPPPRKSRKLPHLYKTQYNRTTINEPRPLKSNWHVEAVPIDARIPPIQCGPLQLLGVRFYPREIKSRQILWVESFWTTDQKVEEDYRLDFRAMPIKKTTMPYWGKSMDHDPCDWQVPTTKWQPGIIYRDLYGLRAPAKSEIEPIHLQLLVGLISNESQIKPVLVGGMITQFNVANKTLPTRPKIPVYNTKFPPIVFQHHPGQTWDAEQLEALSGGKWITPPPKGWFVRSVISGSSFIEESLDPILFVAHTKLDRTYHERSSKQPTKLWDYHKKLPSFAHKIAGAIVAKPVSGLPDGFPLLLVDDPLKVIIELGLAARDRFHGEVIAITGTAGKSTTLKMITQMLGPREKILSSIGNYNSRVGAPSMMASLNQDHEVAVIEVAQSALWVKRGPITRQVKPTISLITEIGMSQTSHLVKSVEDTAKWKSRIFDGLTGASIAIIGEHLKCFEYILEKAKKHAKRVIIFGESSNAEVQVLRVRNEESGSWVQLKFPKRELELRVPAPSIGMLHNAIVSICAIYALDRDLDEAAMRLQEISLDEGRLQRADIKIHDKSISLIDDSWNATVSSMLNAFSVFAEAAPHKGGRKIAVLGRIVHLGEKAKELHESLAGPLLDSKVNWVVTHGDEMNYLRAVLPAEILGPHFSEAPPLVTYLAEFLQNSDLVLLKGSRRDSDFGNIPSLLDKLQKMGEAIEIE encoded by the coding sequence ATGTCCCTATCCAACATGCTCGTTCAAGTGCGTGCTCAGGTTGAGCAGGCTTTGACTAGGCTACGTCCCCCATACACCATCTTCTTCTCAGTTAGCGATGCTAAACAACGTGCAATTGTCCGGCACGCGACTGCAAATAGTTTTAAGGATGTGTGGCAGAAACTTGCAACATCCATACAAAAAGCCACCAAATCCAACAAGATGAAGCCCTGTTGGTTGAGGGTCGACTGGGTAACTAGAAAAAGCATAATGACCATCGCAGGCCTGGAAGAAGTGCTTGCAGAAACCAAGCGATCCTATTTCCGTTTTGGCTTAGCCCTTGATGAAAATTGTCAAATCGCATTTCTTGAGCAAGAACTTAATGCCAATGCCATGCTCTATGGCGGCAATCAGGTCAAACACGTCATTATCAATGAGAATAATTTTCTTGCTTATGCCAAAAAACGTTTTGGACCTCAAACAGAGATCGATTTTTCAGAAAATAACACGGCTGTTATTCTGTCAACGCTGGGTATTTTTTGCGAGTTGAATCAAGAACCGGTATATCTGTATGGACCAGGTCTAAATGCTGGCCGCCGGATTACCAATGAATTAGACGTTGAAAATGTCACCGATTTAATTGAAAGCGGTAGCCGCTATCTGAGCACACAAGTAAAACCTAATGGAAGGTTCCACTATGGCTGGCATGCCTGCTTTGATAAAAAGATCCAGGCCTACAACAACCTCCGTCATGCAAGTAGTACCTACGCCATGATTGAGGCATGGGAGGTGACGCGGGAAGAAGAACTAGAAAAAGCCATATTGCGATCATTAACCCATCTAACCACAGAGCTAATAAAAACAGCTGTCCTCCCCTCTGGTGATGAAGCTGCTTTTCTTGTGGAGGAAAACTCGGAAATCAAGCTTGGCGGCAATGCTGTTTCCCTATTGGCACTTGTAAAATTCTCCGAAGTAGAGGATACCCAGAAATATGCGGAACTAATGAAGCAACTGGCAACGGGTATCGAGTTCATGCAGGACTCCGAAACCGGTCAGTTCTTTCATGTACTTGAATATCCCTGCTTGGATGTGAAAGACAAGCACCGCATCATCTATTACGACGGCGAAGCCGCATTTGGCCTAATGCGCCTTTACGGGTTTAGTAAAGATTCTCGATGGTTAACCATAGTAGAAAAAGCGTTTGAATACTTTATTCAGGCAAACCATTGGAGAGCCCATGATCATTGGCTGAGTTATTGCGTAAATGAGCTGACTCTATACCGCCCTGAGGAAAAGTACTATCAATTCGGTATTCGAAACTTTTCCAGCCACTTAGACTTTGTAGAACACAGGATTACTACATTTCCAACTCTACTTGAGCTAATGATGGCTGCTGAAAAAATGGTCTGTCGGCTACAGGAGTCCCCAGAATACCAGTATCTACTCGAACAAGTCGATCTAGAACACTTCTATCGTGCACTACATAAGCGTGCCATGTATCTCCTGAATGGCTACTTTTGGCCAGAATTTGCAATGTTCTTTCAAAATCCAGCCAAAATTGTAGGCAGCTATTTTATTAGGCATCACGCATTCAGAGTGCGTATCGATGACGTTGAACACTACTTATCGGGCTTTGTGGCTTACCGTAAACTCCTACTAAAACCCCAAAAAATGACTAAAAAAAACGAGAAATATTCTCTTGAAAGTGAAAATCAGCCGCCATTACAACCCCAAGATATACTCCCGGTGTTAGCTTGGGGCGGCGATGTCAATCTATCCCGGAGACAGCATTATCGGACAGCACAATTTGGTGTTGAAAAGGTACTTGGAACCATCTCAGCACTAAAGAATGCAGATATCAGTGTTATAAACCTGGAATGTGTCGTAGGTACTGAAGGTGAACAAGGTGCTGAAAAAGGGGAAGCTTCACCTTACTATTACCGGGCCCGCCCAGAGATGCTGTCAGTACTGATAGAAGCGGGTATAGATGTAGTAACGACTGCAAATAATCACAGCGGTGATTACGGACCTGAAGCTCTACTCGAGCAAAGGCATTGGATTGATTCAACTGGTATAGGCCATTGTGGGTCTGGCGCCAATATAGAAGAGGCCCTCACACCAGTTTATAGGCCCGCAGGTTCACTAAACGTGGCAATTTTCTCTATCGATGCAACCCAACCCCATTTTGCCGCCGGCCCTACTATAGCCGGCTGTGCCCACCTACCACTCACAATGCCAAGTCTGTGGTATGACACATTATTACCAAGAATTACAGCAGCGAGAAAAAAAGCAAATGTAGTGCTGGTAGCCGTGCACTGGGGGAAAAACAGGGAACCAGCCCCCAGCGAAGATGAAATAGCCATAGGCCATGCCATTGTTGATGCTGGAGCTGACGGCATCCTAGGCACAAGTGCGCACAACCTTCAGGGTATTGAAGTCTATCAAAACAGGCCAATAATTCACGATGCCGGAGACCTCTTATTTGATGCCGTTCGCCGAAACCTTGCAGACAGTGGAATATTTCGATTGCACCTTAGTGAAAGGGGTGTCGAGAAAATAACTTTCGCTCCGGTAGGAGTAGGCTTTGGATTTAGTAAACAACTGAGCGGTGAAAAGGCTAAAGAACTTACAGAACGATTCGCCAAAATGTGTGCAGATTTAGATACCAAGCTAGCTATTAACGAGGATTTCAGTGGGTCTGTTTTACTATCACCTCCCCCACGAAAAAGTCGCAAGCTACCTCATTTATACAAGACTCAATATAACCGTACGACAATCAATGAACCTCGCCCGCTAAAATCTAATTGGCACGTTGAAGCTGTACCTATCGACGCCCGCATTCCACCTATTCAATGTGGCCCTCTACAACTACTAGGTGTCAGATTCTATCCAAGAGAGATCAAATCAAGACAAATTTTATGGGTCGAATCATTTTGGACTACAGATCAAAAAGTTGAGGAAGACTATCGGCTCGATTTCCGCGCTATGCCAATAAAGAAAACAACGATGCCTTATTGGGGAAAATCCATGGATCATGACCCATGTGATTGGCAAGTACCCACCACAAAATGGCAACCAGGAATTATCTATCGTGACCTCTATGGATTACGCGCACCGGCAAAAAGTGAAATTGAGCCTATTCATCTACAGCTTCTAGTTGGGCTGATTTCAAATGAGTCACAGATTAAGCCAGTTTTAGTTGGGGGGATGATTACGCAATTCAACGTAGCAAATAAAACACTGCCAACAAGGCCAAAAATTCCCGTATACAACACCAAATTTCCTCCAATTGTATTTCAGCATCACCCTGGACAAACTTGGGATGCAGAGCAGCTTGAGGCCTTATCTGGGGGAAAGTGGATTACTCCACCTCCAAAAGGATGGTTCGTACGCAGTGTAATTTCAGGAAGCAGCTTTATCGAAGAATCACTTGATCCAATACTATTCGTTGCTCATACCAAATTAGATAGAACATATCACGAGCGCAGCTCTAAACAGCCTACAAAGTTATGGGATTATCACAAAAAATTACCCTCATTCGCCCACAAAATTGCCGGAGCAATTGTAGCAAAACCAGTTTCAGGCCTTCCGGATGGTTTCCCTTTACTCTTAGTGGATGATCCTCTCAAGGTAATCATTGAGCTTGGACTTGCTGCAAGAGATCGATTTCACGGTGAAGTAATAGCTATCACCGGAACCGCAGGTAAATCCACAACTTTGAAAATGATTACCCAAATGTTAGGCCCAAGAGAAAAAATTCTTTCCAGCATTGGAAACTATAATTCTCGCGTAGGGGCTCCCTCCATGATGGCCAGCCTTAATCAAGATCATGAAGTTGCAGTTATTGAAGTTGCACAAAGTGCACTTTGGGTAAAACGAGGACCGATAACTAGACAAGTAAAACCTACTATCTCTTTAATTACAGAAATTGGTATGTCTCAAACTAGTCACTTGGTAAAAAGTGTCGAAGATACTGCAAAATGGAAATCGCGTATTTTTGATGGTTTAACAGGGGCATCTATTGCAATTATTGGGGAACACCTCAAGTGCTTTGAGTACATTCTGGAAAAAGCTAAAAAACATGCGAAAAGAGTCATTATCTTTGGCGAAAGTTCAAATGCAGAGGTACAAGTTCTTCGAGTACGAAATGAAGAGAGTGGTAGCTGGGTACAATTGAAGTTTCCAAAACGAGAACTTGAGCTCCGGGTACCAGCCCCAAGTATAGGGATGTTACACAATGCTATCGTTTCAATCTGTGCAATTTATGCATTGGACAGAGACCTTGATGAAGCAGCGATGCGACTTCAGGAAATTAGCCTAGACGAGGGGCGCCTGCAACGCGCTGATATCAAAATACACGATAAATCTATCAGCTTGATAGATGATAGCTGGAATGCAACCGTCAGCTCAATGCTCAACGCATTCTCAGTATTTGCTGAGGCGGCCCCCCATAAAGGTGGACGTAAAATAGCCGTTTTAGGTCGCATCGTCCACCTGGGTGAAAAAGCAAAGGAACTACATGAAAGCTTGGCTGGTCCACTTCTGGACAGTAAAGTTAACTGGGTAGTCACCCATGGGGATGAAATGAATTATCTCCGGGCAGTTCTGCCAGCTGAAATACTCGGCCCTCACTTCTCTGAAGCTCCACCTCTGGTTACTTACCTGGCTGAGTTTTTACAAAATTCTGACCTTGTTCTCTTAAAAGGGTCCAGAAGAGATTCTGATTTTGGCAATATTCCCTCCTTGCTGGATAAGCTACAGAAAATGGGGGAAGCAATTGAAATAGAGTGA